A genomic segment from Inquilinus sp. KBS0705 encodes:
- a CDS encoding EamA family transporter: MKPKLSLAIGILCIAFSPIFVKLAHSPAITSGFYRIFIAWIFLLPYCLFTNKLKITRRALIITVTGGLVFGADIAMWNVSLLKISATVSTLLANLAPVWVGLMSFLFLKKRSGRLFWIGTAIAIAGMVVLVGYQSVISMQFNEGILYAIAASILYAIYIMITKNVLPYIDTFTFMFYNMLGASVLLLAIAIFKGDPITGFDTNTWLCFAGMGLLCQLAGWLTINHSLRYLDSTRVSIALLGQTVIAGFLAIAFLNEQLHLKEVIGSIIVLAGIAISFLKPKQGAISA, translated from the coding sequence ATGAAACCTAAACTTAGCCTGGCCATTGGCATACTTTGCATAGCATTTTCGCCAATTTTTGTAAAGCTTGCGCATTCCCCTGCCATCACATCGGGCTTTTACCGCATTTTTATTGCCTGGATATTTTTATTACCCTACTGCCTGTTTACAAACAAACTAAAAATTACCCGCCGCGCATTAATTATTACCGTAACCGGCGGGTTGGTTTTTGGTGCCGATATAGCCATGTGGAACGTATCGTTATTAAAAATAAGTGCTACCGTATCTACATTGCTGGCCAACCTGGCGCCGGTTTGGGTAGGGCTAATGAGTTTTTTGTTTTTAAAGAAACGGTCGGGCAGGTTGTTTTGGATAGGCACCGCTATTGCCATTGCCGGTATGGTAGTGCTGGTAGGCTACCAAAGCGTTATTAGTATGCAGTTTAACGAGGGCATATTGTATGCCATTGCCGCAAGCATCCTTTACGCCATTTACATCATGATCACCAAAAATGTGCTGCCCTATATTGATACTTTTACCTTTATGTTTTACAATATGCTGGGTGCAAGTGTATTGTTGCTTGCCATAGCCATTTTTAAAGGCGACCCTATTACTGGGTTTGATACCAATACCTGGCTATGCTTTGCAGGCATGGGGCTGCTTTGCCAGTTGGCAGGCTGGCTAACCATCAACCATTCTTTGCGCTATCTCGATTCTACCCGCGTTTCTATAGCCTTATTGGGCCAAACAGTTATAGCCGGTTTTTTAGCCATTGCCTTTTTAAACGAGCAATTGCACTTAAAAGAAGTTATTGGTAGTATAATAGTACTGGCAGGCATAGCCATATCGTTTTTAAAGCCAAAGCAAGGGGCAATATCTGCGTAG
- the asnS gene encoding asparagine--tRNA ligase, giving the protein MSQRIKIKALLQSGRTDGDIIVKGWVRAFRQNRFIALNDGSTNSNLQIVVDFENTDPALLKRITFGAAVSITGTLAPSLGQGQSVEVIAGTIEILGDCNPDEFPLQPKKQTLEFLRENAHLRFRTNTFGAIFRVRNTLSFAVHQFFQEKGFVYLHTPIITQSDAEGAGEAFHVTNFDFENIPRTDTGEVDYKQDFFGRSTNLTVSGQLEGELGAMALGDIYTFGPTFRAENSNTTRHLAEFWMIEPEMAFYDLNDNANLAEELLKYVISYALDKNKEDLDFLNQRLQDEEKQKPQNERAELGLLEKLQFCLDNDFERLTYTEAIEILRNSTPNKKKKFAYPVEGWGTDLQSEHERYLVEKHFKKPVILTDYPKEIKSFYMRQNDDGKTVAAMDILFPGIGEIIGGSQREERLDKLETRMDEIGIPKDELWWYLDTRKFGACPHAGFGLGFERLVLFVTGMGNIRDVIPFPRFPKNAEF; this is encoded by the coding sequence ATGAGCCAGCGAATTAAAATTAAAGCATTATTACAAAGCGGTAGAACCGACGGAGATATTATAGTAAAAGGATGGGTGCGTGCATTTCGCCAAAATCGTTTTATTGCTTTAAACGATGGCTCAACCAATAGCAACCTGCAAATTGTTGTCGATTTTGAAAATACCGACCCTGCTTTACTTAAACGCATCACCTTTGGCGCGGCAGTAAGCATAACCGGTACCCTGGCACCATCATTAGGGCAGGGCCAAAGTGTTGAAGTTATTGCAGGTACTATTGAGATATTGGGCGATTGCAACCCGGACGAATTTCCGTTACAGCCTAAAAAGCAAACACTTGAGTTTTTGCGCGAGAACGCCCACCTGCGTTTCCGTACCAATACCTTTGGCGCTATATTCAGAGTGCGCAATACGCTATCGTTTGCGGTGCACCAGTTCTTTCAAGAGAAAGGCTTTGTTTACCTGCATACCCCTATCATCACGCAATCTGATGCCGAGGGCGCTGGCGAAGCATTCCACGTAACTAATTTTGATTTTGAGAACATCCCGCGCACCGATACGGGCGAGGTAGATTATAAGCAGGACTTTTTTGGCCGCTCGACCAACTTAACCGTTTCGGGGCAATTAGAGGGTGAATTGGGTGCAATGGCCCTTGGCGACATTTATACCTTTGGCCCTACCTTCCGTGCCGAAAACTCAAACACTACCCGCCACCTGGCCGAGTTTTGGATGATAGAGCCCGAGATGGCTTTTTATGACCTTAACGACAACGCCAACCTGGCCGAGGAGTTATTGAAATATGTGATAAGCTATGCCCTGGATAAAAACAAAGAAGACCTTGATTTTTTAAACCAGCGTTTACAGGACGAGGAGAAGCAAAAACCACAAAACGAACGCGCCGAACTGGGTTTATTAGAGAAACTGCAGTTTTGCCTTGACAACGATTTTGAGCGGTTGACCTATACCGAGGCTATTGAAATATTAAGAAACTCGACCCCGAATAAAAAGAAAAAATTTGCGTACCCTGTTGAAGGCTGGGGCACCGATCTGCAATCGGAACATGAGCGCTATTTGGTAGAGAAGCACTTTAAGAAACCGGTTATACTTACAGATTACCCTAAAGAGATCAAATCTTTTTACATGCGCCAAAACGATGATGGTAAAACGGTTGCCGCTATGGATATCCTTTTCCCGGGCATAGGCGAGATAATAGGTGGTTCGCAACGTGAGGAAAGACTGGATAAGCTGGAGACCCGTATGGACGAGATAGGCATCCCTAAGGACGAGCTTTGGTGGTATTTAGATACCCGCAAGTTTGGCGCCTGCCCGCATGCCGGCTTTGGTTTGGGCTTTGAGCGTTTGGTGCTGTTTGTTACGGGCATGGGTAACATCCGCGATGTGATACCTTTCCCAAGATTCCCTAAGAACGCGGAATTTTAG